The following are encoded in a window of Providencia rettgeri genomic DNA:
- a CDS encoding DUF5329 family protein, which yields MQSLTAQLSKRFASVLVLFLGIFVTTQALALSPEEKTRTESLLVELGKQQKLVFMRNGTEHSAADAEAHLRLKLRKTEKRLNTTEQFIDNVASKSSITGEVYQVKDAQGNVFSANQYLHDLLKEKVDNKPE from the coding sequence GTGCAATCATTAACAGCTCAGCTATCCAAACGTTTTGCATCTGTATTAGTCCTTTTTTTAGGGATTTTTGTCACAACCCAAGCCCTTGCTTTAAGCCCAGAAGAAAAAACTCGCACCGAGTCTTTACTGGTAGAACTGGGTAAGCAACAAAAGCTGGTATTTATGCGTAATGGCACAGAGCACAGTGCAGCCGATGCAGAAGCCCATTTACGCTTAAAATTACGTAAAACAGAAAAACGCCTAAACACCACCGAACAATTTATTGACAATGTGGCCTCAAAATCCTCCATTACAGGGGAGGTATACCAAGTTAAAGATGCTCAAGGAAATGTCTTTTCTGCCAATCAATATTTACATGATTTATTAAAAGAAAAAGTAGATAACAAGCCTGAATAA
- the glnS gene encoding glutamine--tRNA ligase has translation MNEADARPTNFIRQIIDEDLASGKHTTVHTRFPPEPNGYLHIGHAKSICLNFGIAKDYQGQCNLRFDDTNPVKEDVEYVNSIQEDVKWLGFEWSGDVRYSSDYFDTLYQYAIELIKKGLAYVDELSPEQIREYRGTLKEPGKNSPYRERLIEDNLALFEKMRDGGFDEGKACLRAKIDMASPFMVMRDPVLYRIKFAEHHQSGNKWCIYPMYDFTHCISDALEGITHSLCTLEFQDNRRLYDWVLDNITIDCHPRQYEFSRLNLEYTVMSKRKLNQLVTEKHVNGWDDPRMLTISGLRRRGYTAASIREFCQRIGVTKQDNNVEMASLESCIRDDLNVSAPRAMAVIDPVRVVIENMPAGEEILTAPNHPNNPEMGTRQVPFSNEIYIDRADFREEANRQFKRLVLGKEVRLRNAYIIKAERVEKDADGNITTIFCTYDADTLNKDPADGRKVKGVIHWVSVQHALPAEIRLYDRLFTVPNPGAEEDFLSVINPESLVIRQGFVEPSLKDAVAEKAYQFEREGYFCADNKLSTPEHLVFNRTVGLRDTWAKIESN, from the coding sequence ATGAATGAGGCAGATGCTCGCCCAACAAATTTTATCCGTCAGATCATAGATGAAGATCTGGCGAGCGGAAAACACACGACGGTCCACACCCGTTTTCCACCAGAACCGAATGGCTATTTACATATTGGTCATGCGAAATCAATCTGCTTGAACTTTGGCATTGCAAAGGACTATCAGGGGCAGTGCAACTTACGTTTTGACGATACTAACCCTGTTAAAGAAGATGTCGAATACGTTAACTCAATCCAAGAAGACGTCAAATGGTTGGGTTTTGAGTGGTCGGGGGATGTTCGTTACTCTTCTGATTACTTTGATACCTTATATCAATACGCGATTGAGTTGATTAAAAAAGGCCTCGCTTATGTTGATGAGTTGAGCCCTGAACAAATTCGCGAGTACCGTGGCACATTGAAAGAGCCGGGTAAAAATAGTCCGTACCGTGAACGCCTAATCGAAGATAACCTCGCATTATTTGAAAAAATGCGTGATGGTGGTTTTGACGAAGGTAAAGCGTGTTTACGTGCAAAAATCGATATGGCATCGCCATTTATGGTCATGCGCGATCCCGTTTTATACCGCATTAAATTTGCAGAGCACCACCAGTCTGGTAATAAATGGTGCATTTATCCAATGTATGATTTCACGCATTGTATTTCTGATGCGCTAGAAGGGATCACGCACTCTTTATGTACATTGGAATTCCAAGATAACCGTCGTTTATATGACTGGGTGCTGGATAACATCACGATTGACTGTCATCCACGTCAGTACGAGTTTTCTCGTCTGAATCTGGAATATACCGTGATGTCTAAACGTAAGTTGAACCAATTAGTGACAGAAAAGCACGTTAACGGTTGGGATGACCCACGCATGTTGACCATTTCAGGGTTACGCCGCCGTGGTTACACGGCTGCATCTATTCGTGAATTCTGCCAACGTATTGGTGTGACTAAACAAGATAATAACGTCGAAATGGCGTCATTAGAGTCATGTATTCGTGATGACCTGAATGTGTCAGCACCACGTGCTATGGCGGTTATTGACCCAGTACGTGTGGTGATTGAAAATATGCCTGCGGGCGAAGAAATTTTAACTGCGCCAAACCATCCAAATAACCCTGAGATGGGGACACGGCAAGTGCCATTTAGCAACGAAATCTACATCGATCGTGCAGATTTCCGCGAAGAGGCAAATCGCCAATTTAAACGTTTGGTGTTAGGTAAAGAAGTGCGTTTACGTAATGCTTATATCATTAAAGCTGAGCGTGTGGAAAAAGATGCGGATGGCAACATCACAACCATTTTCTGTACTTATGATGCGGACACATTGAACAAAGATCCTGCGGATGGTCGTAAAGTCAAAGGTGTTATTCACTGGGTGAGCGTACAACATGCACTGCCAGCGGAAATTCGCCTGTATGATCGTCTGTTTACTGTTCCAAATCCGGGGGCAGAAGAGGATTTCTTATCGGTAATTAACCCAGAATCGTTAGTGATCCGCCAAGGTTTTGTGGAGCCAAGCTTGAAAGACGCGGTTGCCGAGAAAGCCTATCAGTTTGAGCGTGAAGGGTATTTTTGTGCAGATAATAAGTTAAGCACTCCAGAACATCTGGTATTTAACCGGACTGTTGGGTTGAGAGACACTTGGGCGAAAATCGAGTCAAACTAA